Proteins from one Fragaria vesca subsp. vesca linkage group LG6, FraVesHawaii_1.0, whole genome shotgun sequence genomic window:
- the LOC101293803 gene encoding uncharacterized protein LOC101293803, whose translation MEESPFSSRGRDEPEFSLRDWAVKARGISRENTNSRRFSASYIRSFREDTRSFRSNITISSTASSPGYALRDEIDPATYSFTTAIKALQARSAYHSWEALSPDGFALHSKWNEAEKYICNPLSGQVPLECLSAKTLSGRSFRNMTDRITMSAPLVYSSHTRPIHTTKPSSSTKEDLARHFPIQEKKNEGMTRDVGTQSTPDISSSSLSSASTPPIVERSLNRFRGGDSPNSNSNSNSKPKSEEEDGEEEMEVKDTEEGEGTKREKEERKKKKSKSGGKVGACHG comes from the exons ATGGAAGAATCCCCATTCAGTTCTCGGGGACGAGACGAACCTGAGTTCAGCTTGAGAGATTGGGCTGTCAAGGCAAGAGGAATCAGCCGCGAAAACACGAATTCCAGAAGGTTCTCAGCATCCTACATTAGAAGCTTTAGAGAAGACACAAGATCTTTCAGATCAAACATTACCATCTCTAGCACTGCTTCTTCGCCTGGCTATGCCTTAAGAG ATGAAATAGACCCTGCAACTTACTCTTTCACTACAGCCATCAAAG CATTACAAGCAAGGTCTGCCTATCATAGTTGGGAGGCTTTATCCCCAGATGGCTTTGCTTTACATTCAAAGTGGAATGAAGCAGAGAAATACATATGCAACCCTCTTTCAGGACAAGTCCCATTAGAGTGTTTATCTGCAAAAACACTTAGTGGAAGATCGTTTCGAAACATGACGGATCGAATCACAATGTCTGCACCTCTTGTTTACTCTTCTCACACTAGGCCAATCCATACCACCAAGCCTTCAAGTTCCACCAAAGAAGACTTGGCTCGTCATTTCCCAATTCAAG AAAAGAAAAATGAGGGTATGACTAGAGATGTTGGAACTCAAAGCACTCCTGATATCAGTTCTAGCAGTCTTAGCTCTGCTTCAACTCCTCCCATTGTAGAAAGATCATTAAACCGATTTCGTGGTGGAGATTCACCAAATTCAAATTCAAATTCAAATTCGAAACCAAAATCTGAGGAAGAGGATGGAGAAGAAGAG ATGGAAGTGAAAGATACTGAAGAGGGAGAAGGAACAAAAAGAGAAAAGGAAGAGAGAAAGAAAAAGAAGAGCAAAAGTGGAGGCAAGGTGGGTGCTTGTCATGGATGA
- the LOC101294384 gene encoding allene oxide cyclase 4, chloroplastic-like: MACSSSPRPTKVQEFHVYEINERDRSSPAYLSLSQKPAHSLGDLVPFTNKIYTGDLEKRLGITAGLCILIESKPEKKGDRYEAMYSFYFGDYGHISVQGPYLTYEDTSLAVTGGSGIFEGVYGHVKLHQIVFPFKILYTFYLKGIEDLPEELTAGKLVEPSPSVQPSPAAKACEPQATVSNFTN, from the exons ATGGCTTGCTCAAGCTCCCCAAGACCCA CAAAAGTTCAAGAGTTCCATGTGTATGAGATCAACGAACGAGACCGTTCGAGCCCGGCTTACCTCAGTCTAAGCCAGAAACCTGCACATTCGCTCGGAGATCTCGTTCCCTTCACTAATAAA ATATACACCGGAGACCTTGAGAAACGCTTGGGAATTACAGCAGGACTTTGCATTTTGATAGAAAGCAAGCCGGAAAAGAAAGGCGACCGATATGAGGCCATGTACAGCTTCTATTTCGGGGACTATGGTCACATTTCGGTTCAAGGACCGTACTTGACTTACGAGGACACCAGCCTGGCCGTGACTGGTGGTTCGGGGATATTTGAAGGAGTGTATGGACATGTGAAGCTTCACCAGATTGTGTTTCCGTTCAAGATCTTGTACACTTTTTACTTGAAGGGGATCGAGGACTTGCCTGAGGAGCTTACAGCTGGGAAGCTTGTGGAACCAAGCCCTAGTGTTCAGCCCAGCCCTGCTGCCAAGGCTTGTGAGCCCCAAGCTACTGTCTCTAATTTCACAAACTAG